The following are encoded in a window of Castanea sativa cultivar Marrone di Chiusa Pesio chromosome 9, ASM4071231v1 genomic DNA:
- the LOC142609312 gene encoding uncharacterized protein LOC142609312, with protein MGFTSAKAKLKAINNNNNNSGSGSNSSSSENWGMGLLLVFFPEDNSSTSNNNHQTSNVDKNHLFSSPNSSSPSSSSSSMKSKSLRRNGSNFILSRAQSTISICALFLFITLLLFTLSTFEPSITPHTPSSPRRFLSHKPISKTSSFAKISHPRAIKTPLLQVSPTALQGMGALYRRGTRAMNDLVVGHVLEDVTDNDLRLFLRLLHRSSLTAKADLVLIFPNSTSLSSFGPIFQEENDSFFKLVHHYSKDLNATTASQKRVLGFDVSQFMKPGKKEMGESMWGKRVQKSNSSVNSDGGGAEIETESTRLSYGSVVGFESSELDPENSLAGFLDHVPMSLRRWACYPMLLGRVRRNFKHVMLVDVKNSVLLRDPLGRVRNRSPLSVHLSTKPESSSKHGKKNSDKTQSHFLVNSAVIMGGARGVRRLSNSMLTEIVRAAMQHKKKNSVTESAILSQLIASEFLLKNINLVTNTESIPETSSLIPGLNSASATSLSNYAIIQRGNGNYDFNSLIMKLICSFEEDSSVYRDC; from the coding sequence ATGGGATTCACTTCAGCAAAGGCCAAGCTCAAAgctatcaacaacaacaacaacaactctGGCAGTGGTAGCAATAGCAGTAGTAGCGAAAACTGGGGAATGGGTTTACTTCTAGTTTTCTTTCCTGAAGATAACAGTAGTACTAGTAATAATAATCACCAAACCAGTAATGTCGACAAAAACCACCTCTTTTCTTCTCCTAATTCCTCATcaccatcttcatcttcttcatctatgaaatccaaaagcctTAGAAGAAATGGTTCTAATTTCATTCTCTCTAGAGCTCAATCCACCATTTCAATTTGTGCTCTTTTTCTCTTCATCACGCTCCTCCTCTTCACTCTCTCTACTTTTGAACCCTCTATCACTCCACACACTCCCAGCTCCCCAAGACGCTTCCTTTCTCACAAACCCATTTCCAAAACCTCTTCTTTTGCTAAGATATCACACCCCAGAGCCATAAAGACACCTCTTTTACAGGTTTCACCGACTGCGTTACAAGGAATGGGAGCTCTTTATAGAAGAGGCACTAGAGCTATGAACGATCTTGTTGTTGGTCATGTACTTGAGGATGTCACTGACAATGATCTCCGCTTGTTTTTAAGACTCTTACATAGGTCTAGCCTCACTGCTAAAGCGGACTTAGTTCTCATCTTTCCCAATTCAACTTCTTTGTCGAGTTTTGGTCCcatttttcaagaagaaaacGACTCGTTCTTCAAACTCGTTCACCATTACAGCAAGGATTTGAATGCTACTACTGCTAGTCAAAAGCGGGTCCTGGGTTTTGATGTGTCTCAGTTTATGAAGCCTGGGAAGAAGGAAATGGGGGAGTCCATGTGGGGTAAGAGAGTTCAGAAAAGTAATTCTAGTGTTAACTCGGATGGTGGTGGGGCAGAGATTGAGACTGAGTCGACTCGGTTGAGTTATGGCTCAGTGGTGGGTTTTGAATCGTCTGAGCTTGACCCGGAGAACTCGCTTGCTGGGTTTCTAGATCACGTTCCaatgagtttgagaagatgggcTTGTTATCCAATGCTACTCGGCCGAGTTCGGAGGAATTTCAAGCATGTAATGCTGGTGGACGTGAAGAACTCGGTTTTACTCCGTGATCCACTCGGCCGAGTCAGGAATCGGAGCCCCTTGTCGGTTCACTTATCAACCAAACCAGAGAGTTCTAGCAAGCATGGTAAGAAGAACTCGGACAAAACTCAGTCTCATTTCCTAGTCAACTCAGCTGTGATAATGGGTGGAGCTCGAGGGGTTCGAAGGTTATCGAATTCAATGCTAACCGAAATCGTTCGAGCTGCCATGCAACACAAGAAGAAGAACTCGGTCACCGAGTCGGCAATTTTGAGTCAACTCATTGCGAGCGAGTTCTTATTGAAGAACATCAATTTGGTCACGAACACTGAGTCAATCCCAGAAACGAGTTCATTGATTCCTGGTCTAAACTCTGCTTCTGCCACGTCATTGTCTAATTACGCTATAATCCAACGTGGTAATGGTAATTATGATTTTAATTCTTTGATTATGAAGTTAATATGTTCATTTGAGGAAGATTCTTCTGTTTATAGGGATTGTTAG